One region of Candidatus Methylomirabilota bacterium genomic DNA includes:
- a CDS encoding polysaccharide deacetylase, whose product MERAITWPKGARCAVTITFDLDGESPWIHRDPALAERPLHMGMGAYGPKTGAPRILRILERYDIKAGWFIPGWIIERYPDLCQEIVRRGHEVGHHGYLHERPFTLPGPEEEEALLLKTLDIFEKILGVRPRGSRAPSCDPSKHTMELLRKHDFVYHSNLMDSDLPYCHKTKFGELVELPTAWVNDDWVYFGFSAVPPVGNGIWSQEEVFDIWKEEFEGAYDEGGFWNLMMHPQVIGRPSRMRMVERLIQHMLAQKDLWIARPIEIAEHYLSQR is encoded by the coding sequence ATGGAGCGAGCGATCACCTGGCCGAAGGGCGCCCGCTGCGCGGTGACGATCACGTTCGACCTGGACGGCGAGAGCCCCTGGATCCACCGCGACCCGGCGCTGGCCGAGCGCCCGCTGCACATGGGCATGGGCGCCTACGGGCCGAAGACCGGGGCGCCCCGCATCCTGAGAATCCTCGAGCGCTACGACATCAAGGCGGGCTGGTTCATCCCGGGCTGGATCATCGAGCGCTATCCCGACCTCTGCCAGGAGATCGTCCGCCGCGGCCACGAGGTGGGCCATCACGGGTACCTGCACGAGCGGCCGTTCACGCTGCCCGGTCCGGAGGAGGAAGAGGCGCTCCTGCTCAAGACGCTGGACATCTTCGAGAAGATCCTGGGCGTCCGTCCCCGGGGCTCCCGCGCGCCCTCCTGCGATCCCAGCAAGCACACGATGGAGCTGCTGCGGAAGCACGACTTCGTCTACCACAGCAACCTGATGGACAGCGACCTGCCGTACTGCCACAAGACGAAATTCGGCGAGCTGGTGGAGCTGCCCACGGCGTGGGTCAACGACGACTGGGTCTACTTCGGCTTCAGCGCGGTGCCGCCGGTGGGCAACGGGATCTGGAGCCAGGAAGAGGTCTTCGACATCTGGAAGGAGGAGTTCGAGGGCGCTTACGACGAGGGGGGCTTCTGGAATCTCATGATGCATCCCCAGGTGATCGGGCGCCCCTCGCGGATGCGCATGGTGGAGCGGCTCATCCAGCACATGCTTGCCCAGAAGGACCTGTGGATCGCGCGGCCCATCGAGATCGCCGAGCACTACCTCTCCCAGCGGTGA
- the rbsK gene encoding ribokinase — protein sequence MSRVLVIGSANVDFTVAVARLPRPGETVSGGTLLVNHGGKGANQAVAARRLGAEVKFIACVGDDASGRAIREALLGEGIDVAGVNATSAAATGTALIVVDAEGRNQIAVAPGANRLLAVEHVSALAEDFAWADVVVCQLETPLPTVMWVLERARRRRAITVLNPAPVPETALECWTLVDYLTPNTGEAERLSGVAVGSHAEAARAGEVLRARGVGTVLVTLGAEGVLACTAHGMQQVPALAVTALDTTAAGDAFNGALAVALGEGRELREALIFANAAAALACTRRGAQASLPSRGEVERLVAR from the coding sequence GTGTCCCGGGTCCTCGTGATCGGCTCCGCCAACGTCGACTTCACCGTGGCGGTGGCGCGGCTGCCCCGCCCGGGGGAGACGGTGTCGGGCGGCACCCTGCTCGTCAATCACGGGGGCAAGGGCGCCAACCAGGCGGTGGCGGCCCGGCGTTTGGGCGCCGAGGTGAAGTTCATCGCCTGCGTCGGCGACGACGCGTCGGGGCGCGCCATCCGCGAGGCGCTCCTGGGCGAGGGCATCGACGTCGCCGGCGTCAACGCCACCAGCGCGGCCGCCACCGGCACCGCGCTCATCGTGGTGGACGCCGAAGGTCGTAATCAGATCGCCGTGGCGCCCGGCGCCAACCGCCTCCTCGCCGTCGAGCACGTCAGCGCGCTGGCCGAGGACTTCGCCTGGGCCGACGTCGTCGTCTGCCAGCTGGAGACTCCGCTGCCGACGGTGATGTGGGTGCTCGAGCGGGCGCGGCGCCGGCGGGCGATCACGGTGCTCAACCCGGCCCCCGTCCCGGAGACGGCCCTCGAGTGCTGGACGCTGGTCGATTACCTCACGCCGAACACGGGCGAGGCCGAGCGCTTGAGCGGCGTCGCCGTCGGCAGCCACGCCGAGGCCGCCCGGGCCGGGGAGGTCCTCCGCGCGCGCGGCGTGGGCACCGTGCTCGTCACCCTCGGCGCCGAGGGCGTGCTGGCCTGCACGGCCCACGGCATGCAGCAGGTGCCGGCCCTGGCCGTGACCGCCCTCGACACCACCGCGGCGGGCGACGCCTTCAACGGGGCTCTGGCCGTGGCGCTGGGCGAAGGTCGCGAGTTGCGTGAGGCCCTGATCTTCGCCAACGCGGCCGCGGCGCTGGCCTGTACCCGCCGGGGCGCTCAGGCCTCGCTGCCGTCGCGCGGTGAGGTCGAGCGCCTCGTCGCCAGGTGA
- a CDS encoding nucleoside hydrolase produces the protein MTTVLIDTDPGIDDALALLLAWGSHGVEVEAITTVAGNVAVERGTTNVFRLLALRRPQPRPAVAVGAARPLARPLQTAARYHGEDGLGDLDDWPPVTLAPISQSAAGLIAETARRLGERLTLVALGPLTNLALALAADRAALAGVDRVVVMGGAVDVPGNVTPTAEFNMHVDPDAAGRVFTADLPIDLVPLDATRQATLARADLEAALAKTPGPLASRIAAFTRRAFRLDGGAMYLHDPLAVAAAADPTLVEWEEARLEIGPDGATRRAAGASNCRVAARVDRPRFLATFLERLCPGSS, from the coding sequence ATGACCACCGTCCTCATCGACACCGACCCCGGGATCGACGACGCCCTCGCGTTGCTCCTGGCCTGGGGCTCGCACGGAGTCGAGGTCGAGGCGATCACCACCGTCGCCGGCAACGTCGCCGTGGAGCGCGGGACCACCAACGTCTTCCGCCTGCTGGCGTTGCGACGGCCCCAGCCGCGACCCGCCGTGGCGGTGGGCGCGGCCCGGCCGCTGGCCCGCCCGCTCCAGACGGCGGCGCGGTATCACGGCGAGGACGGTCTCGGCGACCTCGACGACTGGCCCCCGGTCACCCTGGCGCCGATCAGTCAGAGCGCGGCCGGGCTCATCGCCGAGACGGCCCGACGGCTCGGCGAGCGGCTCACGCTGGTGGCGCTGGGGCCGCTGACCAATCTGGCGCTCGCGCTGGCCGCCGACCGCGCCGCCCTGGCGGGGGTCGATCGGGTCGTCGTGATGGGCGGCGCCGTCGACGTCCCCGGCAACGTGACGCCGACCGCGGAGTTCAACATGCATGTCGATCCCGACGCCGCCGGGCGCGTCTTCACCGCCGATCTGCCCATCGACCTGGTGCCGCTCGACGCCACCCGCCAGGCGACGCTCGCCCGGGCCGACCTCGAGGCGGCCCTGGCCAAGACGCCGGGGCCGCTGGCCTCGCGCATCGCCGCTTTCACCCGCCGCGCGTTCCGGCTGGATGGCGGCGCGATGTACCTCCACGATCCGCTCGCCGTGGCCGCCGCCGCGGATCCGACGCTCGTCGAGTGGGAGGAGGCCCGGCTCGAGATCGGGCCGGACGGCGCCACGCGGCGGGCGGCCGGCGCCTCCAACTGTCGCGTGGCGGCGCGGGTGGATCGCCCGCGCTTTCTCGCGACGTTTCTCGAGCGGTTGTGTCCCGGGTCCTCGTGA
- a CDS encoding Rdx family protein gives MPQASSLQAAIKKKYGITAELDEGMGGIFEVFIDGKSVYSNQTTYRFPEPEEIFAKIDAAKK, from the coding sequence CTGCCCCAGGCCTCCAGTTTGCAGGCCGCCATCAAGAAGAAGTACGGCATCACCGCCGAGCTCGACGAGGGCATGGGCGGAATCTTCGAGGTCTTCATCGACGGCAAGAGCGTCTACTCCAACCAGACGACGTACCGGTTCCCCGAGCCCGAAGAGATCTTCGCCAAGATCGACGCCGCTAAGAAGTAG
- a CDS encoding acetyl-CoA hydrolase/transferase C-terminal domain-containing protein, whose amino-acid sequence MRSFTKTTLADAVARLAPGMKVLLPPACGEPVGLVGEICRQADRLRDLTLVGGIHLGDYPFARPQMAPLRFATWHMSPRLEDAHRRGRVEFVPARYFDLVTAGHRGSWAPDCVLVHCAPPDGHGYLSLGLAVGVALPAARQAPLVLAQVNPNMPRTRGNAYLHRSQIDAWVEVDEPLLEYPPPLITEVERAVGRHVAALVPDGATVQVGVGAIPQAVLEALGTHRNLALHSLLVDASVALVERGVVTNAGKRVHRGRMDVAEAMGTRRLFAFIDDNPLVNMESSEWVHDPHVVAQLDRFVAINSGLEVDLTGQVTAESLGPRQVAGIGGQFDFVLGASRSAGGASIIALPATGRDGEVSRIVPHLTEGAAVTTPRFLADWVVTEYGAARLRGRGVRERVAALVAVAHPRFREELERGATS is encoded by the coding sequence ATGCGCTCCTTCACCAAGACGACGCTGGCCGACGCGGTGGCGAGGCTCGCCCCCGGCATGAAGGTGTTGCTGCCGCCCGCGTGCGGCGAGCCGGTAGGCTTGGTGGGGGAGATCTGCCGGCAGGCCGACCGGCTGCGCGATCTCACGCTCGTGGGCGGGATCCATCTGGGCGACTACCCGTTCGCCCGCCCCCAGATGGCTCCCTTGCGATTCGCGACGTGGCACATGTCGCCGCGGCTGGAGGACGCCCACCGGCGCGGGCGGGTCGAGTTCGTGCCGGCGCGCTACTTCGATCTCGTCACCGCCGGCCATCGCGGGTCCTGGGCGCCGGACTGCGTCCTCGTGCACTGCGCCCCGCCCGATGGCCACGGCTATCTGAGCCTGGGCCTGGCGGTCGGCGTCGCGCTCCCTGCCGCGCGGCAGGCGCCCCTGGTGCTGGCGCAGGTGAACCCGAACATGCCGCGCACGCGCGGCAACGCGTACCTGCACCGCAGCCAGATCGACGCCTGGGTGGAGGTCGACGAGCCGCTCCTCGAGTATCCGCCGCCGCTGATCACGGAGGTCGAGCGCGCCGTCGGCCGGCACGTGGCGGCCCTCGTTCCCGACGGCGCCACCGTCCAGGTGGGCGTGGGCGCGATTCCCCAGGCGGTGCTGGAAGCGCTCGGCACCCATCGCAATCTCGCGCTCCACTCGCTGCTGGTCGACGCCTCGGTGGCGCTCGTCGAGCGCGGCGTCGTCACCAACGCCGGCAAGCGCGTGCACCGCGGACGGATGGACGTCGCCGAGGCCATGGGCACCCGGCGGCTGTTCGCGTTCATCGACGACAACCCGCTCGTCAACATGGAGTCGTCGGAGTGGGTCCACGATCCTCACGTCGTGGCGCAACTCGACCGGTTCGTCGCGATCAACTCGGGCCTGGAGGTGGACCTCACCGGACAGGTGACGGCCGAGAGCCTGGGGCCGCGTCAGGTGGCGGGGATCGGTGGTCAGTTCGACTTCGTGCTGGGCGCCTCCCGCTCAGCGGGCGGCGCCTCGATCATCGCGCTGCCGGCGACGGGGCGCGACGGCGAGGTATCGCGGATCGTGCCCCACCTGACGGAGGGCGCCGCCGTGACCACGCCGCGGTTCCTGGCCGACTGGGTGGTGACGGAGTACGGCGCGGCGCGCCTTCGCGGGCGGGGAGTGCGGGAGCGGGTCGCGGCCCTGGTGGCGGTGGCCCACCCGCGGTTTCGGGAGGAGCTGGAGCGCGGTGCTACTTCTTAG
- a CDS encoding SDR family oxidoreductase, protein MAAPRVALITGGGRGIGREIALALAREGLVIAVAARTRRQVEETAAAARELGATALGVALDVTEPAAVGAAVGEVARALGPVDVLVNNAGIAESAPFAKTDLAHWERHLRVNVTGPYLLIREVLPGMLERGWGRVVNIASLAGLAGAPYLSAYATSKHALVGLTRALAAEVAGQGVTVNAICPGYVATDMVWRGARNIAAKTGRPFEEAVAAMARTNSGGRLIEPSEVAVAAVKLLQDEQTNGETIILDGSPRH, encoded by the coding sequence ATGGCGGCCCCCCGTGTCGCCCTGATCACCGGCGGCGGCCGGGGCATCGGCCGCGAGATCGCGCTGGCGCTCGCCCGCGAGGGGCTGGTGATCGCGGTGGCGGCGCGGACGCGCCGGCAGGTCGAGGAGACCGCGGCCGCCGCGCGCGAGCTGGGCGCCACCGCGCTCGGCGTAGCGCTGGATGTCACCGAGCCCGCGGCCGTCGGCGCGGCCGTGGGCGAGGTCGCGCGGGCGCTGGGCCCCGTGGATGTCCTCGTCAACAACGCGGGCATCGCCGAGTCCGCGCCGTTCGCGAAGACGGACCTCGCGCACTGGGAGCGCCACCTGCGCGTCAACGTGACGGGCCCCTATCTGCTGATCCGCGAGGTCCTTCCCGGCATGCTCGAGCGGGGCTGGGGCCGCGTCGTCAACATCGCGTCGCTGGCGGGGCTGGCCGGCGCCCCCTACCTGAGCGCCTACGCGACCTCCAAGCACGCGCTGGTCGGACTCACGCGCGCGCTGGCCGCCGAAGTGGCGGGCCAGGGCGTCACCGTGAACGCGATCTGTCCGGGCTATGTGGCGACCGACATGGTCTGGCGTGGGGCCCGGAACATCGCGGCCAAGACGGGCCGCCCGTTCGAAGAAGCCGTCGCCGCGATGGCCCGCACGAATTCCGGCGGACGGCTCATCGAGCCGAGCGAGGTGGCGGTGGCCGCGGTGAAGCTGCTCCAGGACGAGCAGACGAACGGTGAGACCATCATCCTCGACGGCTCTCCGCGCCACTGA
- a CDS encoding RidA family protein, whose translation MSRHIEPLNPPTLCKAVGFSHGFEARGGRLLFIAGQVARDRNGHVVGQGDLVAQFRQVCENLKALVTAAGGQMTDIVKLTIYVLDAHDYKAKLKAIGGVYRQYFGKHFPAMTLVGARDLFDAADGCLIEIEGVGVLPYDPQTPR comes from the coding sequence ATGAGCCGCCACATCGAGCCCCTCAATCCGCCCACGCTCTGCAAAGCCGTCGGCTTCTCCCACGGGTTCGAGGCGCGGGGGGGCCGCCTGCTCTTCATCGCCGGCCAGGTGGCGCGTGACCGGAACGGTCACGTCGTCGGCCAGGGCGACCTGGTCGCCCAGTTCCGCCAGGTGTGCGAGAACCTCAAGGCGCTGGTCACCGCCGCCGGCGGCCAGATGACGGACATCGTCAAGCTCACGATCTACGTCCTCGACGCCCACGACTACAAGGCCAAGCTGAAGGCGATCGGCGGGGTCTACCGGCAGTACTTCGGCAAGCACTTCCCGGCGATGACGCTGGTGGGCGCCCGCGACCTCTTCGACGCCGCCGATGGCTGCCTGATCGAGATCGAGGGCGTCGGCGTACTGCCGTACGATCCGCAGACGCCCAGATAG
- a CDS encoding general secretion pathway protein GspB: MAPAAPSTSERKATGEPVAEPDAASRPMSTEPPAALGETVANLRLEALVYSEMAPQRMVFINNRRYVEGQTIDGDVRVEKIIEEGVILSYQGRRFLLLVGQRSSPAAGAAGTER; the protein is encoded by the coding sequence GTGGCCCCGGCGGCCCCCAGCACCTCGGAGCGGAAGGCAACGGGGGAGCCGGTCGCCGAGCCGGACGCCGCGTCTCGGCCGATGTCGACGGAACCGCCGGCGGCGCTCGGCGAGACGGTTGCGAACCTCAGGCTCGAGGCGCTGGTCTACTCCGAGATGGCGCCGCAGCGAATGGTCTTCATCAACAACCGCAGATACGTCGAGGGTCAGACGATCGACGGGGACGTTCGCGTCGAGAAGATCATTGAAGAAGGAGTGATCCTGAGTTATCAGGGGCGTCGTTTCCTGCTGCTGGTCGGCCAGCGGTCCAGCCCGGCCGCCGGGGCCGCCGGAACGGAGCGGTGA